The Hypomesus transpacificus isolate Combined female chromosome 2, fHypTra1, whole genome shotgun sequence genome window below encodes:
- the LOC124479710 gene encoding urokinase plasminogen activator surface receptor-like isoform X2 has product MHLVVLFVGCALFSTAFTLNCYECVPGASGSCVDTQKTCPSSTQCAAMRVTSYAEGSKIVDMTAKSCAVPDECLRGSINFGISRTLLNSKCCTTELCNSQTVPESSSGTPNGKQCFTCNGQDCLNTLNCLGDENSCISTITDVSGQKVSLKGCASKSMCAGSMSAELPGMSFKLDCCDGNLCNNARSLAVSLLLLVAPLLSVTLFH; this is encoded by the exons ATGCATTTGGTCGTACTTTTCGTTGGATGTGCGCTCTTTTCCACAG CCTTCACACTCAACTGTTACGAGTGCGTACCCGGGGCATCAGGATCATGCGTGGACACCCAAAAAACATGTCCCAGTTCCACTCAATGTGCAGCAATGAGGGTCACATCTTACGCAG AAGGGTCAAAAATCGTAGATATGACCGCGAAGAGCTGTGCTGTGCCTGATGAGTGCCTGAGAGGGTCAATTAACTTCGGAATCTCAAGGACATTGCTAAATAGCAAGTGCTGCACCACAGAGCTCTGCAACTCTCAAACTGTCCCAG AATCCAGCAGTGGTACCCCAAATGGGAAACAGTGCTTCACATGCAACGGCCAGGATTGCCTCAACACTCTAAACTGCCTGGGGGACGAGAATAGCTGTATCTCCACTATAA CTGACGTCTCAGGCCAGAAGGTTTCCTTGAAGGGATGTGCCAGCAAGAGTATGTGTGCAGGGTCAATGTCCGCTGAACTGCCAGGCATGAGCTTCAAGCTGGACTGCTGTGACGGCAACCTGTGCAACAACGCACGGAGCCTCGCCGTGAGTCTGCTGCTCCTGGTggcccccctgctctctgtcaccctcttcCACTGA
- the LOC124479799 gene encoding lymphocyte antigen 6H-like — protein MHFVVLFVGCALFSAVSSSSTPNGKWCYTCNDQDCLTAVNCLGDDNSCISTITDVSGLKVSTKGCANKSMCAAASMAAQLSGGNVKIDCCDGNLCNDARSLAASLLLLVAPLLSVTLFH, from the exons ATGCATTTCGTCGTACTTTTTGTTGGATGTGCGCTGTTTTCCGCAG TTTCCAGCAGTAGTACCCCAAATGGGAAATGGTGCTACACATGCAACGACCAGGATTGCCTCACCGCCGTAAACTGCCTGGGGGACGATAATAGCTGTATCTCCACTATAA CTGACGTCTCAGGCCTGAAGGTTTCCACGAAGGGATGTGCCAACAAGAGTATGTGTGCAGCAGCGTCCATGGCAGCTCAACTGTCAGGTGGAAACGTCAAGATAGACTGCTGTGATGGCAACCTGTGCAACGACGCACGGAGCCTCGCTGCGAGCCTGCTGCTCCTGGTggcccccctgctctctgtcaccctcttcCACTGA
- the LOC124479725 gene encoding urokinase plasminogen activator surface receptor-like, which yields MHFAVLFVGCALFSTAFTLKCYECVPGADLTCTETQKTCPSSTQCAAMRVTSYAGGSKIVDVTAKSCATPAECLTGSMNFGISRTLLNSKCCTTELCNSQTVPESSSGTPNGKQCFTCNGQDCLTTLDCLGDENSCISTTTEVSGQKVSMKGCASRSFCAGSMSAQLPGISVKLDCCEGHLCNDAQSLAASLLLLVAPLLSVTLFH from the exons ATGCATTTCGCCGTACTTTTCGTTGGATGTGCGCTGTTTTCCACAG CCTTCACACTCAAATGTTACGAGTGCGTACCCGGGGCAGATCTTACATGCACGGAGACCCAGAAGACATGTCCCAGTTCCACTCAATGTGCAGCAATGAGGGTCACATCTTACGCAG GAGGGTCAAAAATCGTAGATGTGACCGCGAAGAGCTGTGCTACGCCTGCTGAGTGCCTGACAGGGTCAATGAACTTTGGAATCTCAAGGACATTGCTAAATAGCAAGTGCTGCACCACAGAGCTCTGCAACTCTCAAACTGTCCCAG AATCCAGCAGTGGTACCCCTAATGGGAAACAGTGCTTCACATGCAACGGCCAGGATTGCCTCACCACTCTAGACTGCCTGGGGGACGAGAATAGCTGTATCTCCACTACAA CTGAGGTCTCAGGCCAGAAGGTTTCCATGAAGGGATGTGCCAGCAGGAGTTTTTGTGCAGGGTCCATGTCAGCTCAACTGCCAGGCATAAGCGTCAAGCTGGACTGTTGTGAAGGACACCTGTGCAACGACGCACAGAGCCTCGCCGCGAGCCTGCTGCTCCTGGTggcccccctgctctctgtcaccctcttcCACTGA
- the LOC124479710 gene encoding phospholipase A2 inhibitor and Ly6/PLAUR domain-containing protein-like isoform X1, with protein sequence MHLVVLFVGCALFSTAFTLNCYECVPGASGSCVDTQKTCPSSTQCAAMRVTSYAEGSKIVDMTAKSCAVPDECLRGSINFGISRTLLNSKCCTTELCNSQTVPESSSGTPNGKQCFTCNGQDCLNTLNCLGDENSCISTITDVSGQKVSLKGCASKSMCAGSMSAELPGMSFKLDCCDGNLCNNARSLANSICSSCLEIHTHLWNAQHTPTSPLPQ encoded by the exons ATGCATTTGGTCGTACTTTTCGTTGGATGTGCGCTCTTTTCCACAG CCTTCACACTCAACTGTTACGAGTGCGTACCCGGGGCATCAGGATCATGCGTGGACACCCAAAAAACATGTCCCAGTTCCACTCAATGTGCAGCAATGAGGGTCACATCTTACGCAG AAGGGTCAAAAATCGTAGATATGACCGCGAAGAGCTGTGCTGTGCCTGATGAGTGCCTGAGAGGGTCAATTAACTTCGGAATCTCAAGGACATTGCTAAATAGCAAGTGCTGCACCACAGAGCTCTGCAACTCTCAAACTGTCCCAG AATCCAGCAGTGGTACCCCAAATGGGAAACAGTGCTTCACATGCAACGGCCAGGATTGCCTCAACACTCTAAACTGCCTGGGGGACGAGAATAGCTGTATCTCCACTATAA CTGACGTCTCAGGCCAGAAGGTTTCCTTGAAGGGATGTGCCAGCAAGAGTATGTGTGCAGGGTCAATGTCCGCTGAACTGCCAGGCATGAGCTTCAAGCTGGACTGCTGTGACGGCAACCTGTGCAACAACGCACGGAGCCTCGCC AACTCGATCTGTTCATCGTGTCTTGAGATCCACACCCATCTTTGGAATGCACAACACACCCcaacctccccccttccccaatAA